ctGGGATTTAGtgctttttctagaagaaatcctgctattgactcttgaactgcttttagatggtctttttgcatgaccctttgtttcaaccattcagtcttgcatttgaaataaaaggaaaagtattaatacatatatatatatatatatattcatttaaaaataaataaaaaattgatatatacgtactctgaggacatcttcaggagttcttcttatgtgcgcagtgataaattcacaaacgtagtatccacacaagttattacctggttgctgccgcaaacaccactgtacgagaagaagattattctcatcatctcacacgtaaattgaagtatgatatagtaattaaacacgtggggaagtatatatagtacaacttactggtatttcaactacattaagtggtgccttgtaatccttgcggtgttgccgaataaactctttccaaaccctgtgcgaccaataatgtacgatcgttaataaattatggcaaagtctattcaataatagttgtgcgcgagagatcgaaattacctctagataatgtctatcatatcttggtatagtgcccgctcttttctcaaggagtccaagattactaaccgacttgagtttaactcaatgacaatgagtatccagtgaaacctgcattggtttatacacacacgtacatgcatataagttgtattgatattacataaaatatgtagactacattattattaacacttactcaaagttgtacgggaaaaatattgttgtcttgtcgtgctgcttcacgaagaacctcatgatattcttctgtgcttcagatacccactgctccttgGTAATAATattggttttgaatacgatataaggatcaatgaagccaacattggtgtcttgtattctttggagctctgacatctagaatctgtatataaatataagttacatgtgaggataattatatacacgtacgcatggaagtgagtttattaaataaaagtaagaatgaCTTACAAACAAAAGCAACTAATGATTTATTTGTCCAGAgtgtccatgtggtatagttgatgcaattcttcgaaactaatatgtaagatgtcatcgccacgaaagtaatgatggtctctaaatctgacaaagatccactcctcacccctgccacGCACCtgtatgtaccacttgttgagcaagtacatttgcgtacccaattcattcagagccgcagggttgtacatacttttgccaaatttataagtcttccaggtatcaacttccaggttctagattggagctttgctcgtcaattgatccaaggttaaaccagtatcttcaaaaaaagcattaaggtcttgaactgacacttctctagagttgtctggtcgatagacttctatgttgaaaccatattcattagcaacaacaagattttacattggttgcttctgttgtccgagctatgggacatccttccctgatgctcttttccttttcttatctacatcatgtgacttcacgagggagcagtcatagtctgatagtggtagAGGCTTATGaagttcaagcatctttttcttgtgagcttcgaccttctgcctcagtagatctcgtggtatgtaaaagtacggcttctccttaagcttcgcttgtctaaGCTTCCACGATATctatagaaaattaatggaaaataatatttcattcactttcattcgtacctagggtgaggtaggggaagcggtggcgccccaggaatgatgatgaagcgtttgcgccattgaataaatgtcttctctgcttctcctagtgtcttctccccatcaccgccttcaatgtcaagaggaacattgctgtaacctttgagcactctatcaaccgagatgctagcatatccaggttgaataactgacccatggattcttggtgtcttcgttcggtctattggagatacaaccccgacagccaccatgattgatgcattattaccatctggaatgtgcagctcacatgttgttagaggctcggtaatgtcatcaatagggaagcgcaacccagcgtcatcttgaataactggcagctccgtggaagcacaactgcttttcatctgaccaacggggctaatggtgactcccggcgttgattgcgattgcatttgactcattgctagctgcacttgcctcttgatctcctcctgcattcttgcctcaagagatttttctcgttcacgtgattcaagcaatgcttgtcgtgactcattaacaaattgctccaatacacgaattcggtctgcctcctcatccttctttctctggcggcttctataggtatccttgtctgttgGGAATGCTtatagccacggaaccgccccatagcctcttgttcgaccaccgtgttcaggattctctagggcatatgtcaattcatccttctctctgttgggcttaaaaacaccactatcagcttcttccctagcatgagctagtctctgtgttgctctctcaattttttggccgaaaattagcttgccagtgtctgggtctaggcttcccccatgagtgtagaaccaattcttcacgcgttgaggccagttcttctctattgtttcaggtatgattcccttggcagtaatctctgcttctaggttctccCACttaggaatagcactcctataaccacctgatcccatgcgatgatgataTTGCTTCCGTCGGGCATTctactgattcctcatcacatgttcctcactctcttgagatgtcttgtattctatgaagtcatcccaatgggactgcaacttgacaaatgccttagcattgaaatccggcgtatcattcttcaagataaactttttatacaatgtcttcttccaactctggaacaatgttgccatattcttcattgtccaatccctcactagctccttcaaagcatcatctgcttgtaatgtgaaatgctgagtgatatctctccaagctaggttcttgtcatgatcagatacaaaactaacattaggagcggatatcttctgcttccattcacgagcactaactgggatcctatcccttacaatgaacccacattgattgacatatgtctgagcatgtggtcccaatggtttgccggtgtcggtgtcgaattctgatattatgaaacgaccctctaatggcttttttggccctcggactttcctactcttgccggtggttgatgtagatccagagaccggctacatgagtagaaacacaacgattaacaacaaatatacgtacgcatgcatctataagtgatgatagataatcgaatatacctcgccagtattttcttgcgcgataatttgttgatcttcaaccaccgggatatttaggatatcatcataatcagcaaagtactgactcgtgtcatctacatccgcattggtgctggcgttgataatatccgccattatgtcatcattcaagttatcatccggagcagccatttgtatcttcaagataacacatagatagaattactatggcacataacataagtacatgtgataacacatatagaattactaaatccaattaaatataataacacataatatttcataagtataaacaataataaggtataggttttggaatcgaatcaaaaacactttcgatccaaaaacatggaaataagtacatgtatatatacacatagaatgatataattttctctctctctcaacacatagaaataagtgcatatgtatatatctctagatatgcatgtgataacacatagaatgtctctctagatacaattttctctctctctcaacacatggaaataagtacatgtatatatacacatagaaataattaagtacatatgtatacatagatagaattactaaatcaaaattaaatctaattaacatatatatatagagatagaatatataattactaaatccaattaaataaatctaacatgaaattagataaactagtaatagataatacattttaatctaacatatataaaaaactataataaaaaactatctaaaaaactatctaaataaagtactaattaaattttaatacatttaaatctaatatatatcaaaaactatctaaaaactaactaaaaaactaacaataaactactaattaaattttaatacattttaatctaacatatatatcaaaaactatctaaataaactagtaattaaatttaacatacattttaatctaacatatatatcaaaaacaatctaaaaaactagaaactttgtaaaaaaatatggccgagagcagctagctagcaggctagctGGGACGGATGGCGGGCcgggcagggcgtgctggccggccacggggccgagctgagcacctcgtgctggccggccacggggtaGACGAGCTCGatggccgccgggcggggctcgacgacgaggccgggcgggaagCATTCGGAGACAGAGGGTGGGCTCGAGTGCGGCGGTGGAGACGGGATGCGGTGGAGAGACGACGCGCGATGCGGGccgggcggatggcgcggccgggcgggggtagacgacgatggcggcgcggcagagacgagctcgacggccgggcggggctgggCGACGGAGgcgacgtgtagatcgaaaagtagaagatgaacagaacaggaaCCGTtcaatatatataggccgggaccctttagtgccggctggtaacaccagccgggactaaacgcCATTTAGTcttggctggtaagccgaaccggtactaaaggtccaaccctttagtcccggctcggcttaccagccaggactaaaggagctttagtctcggttggtgttaccagccgggactaaagatatttTTTGCCTGAAATTGCTGCCCACCCTTTAGTCttggttcctggcctgggccggggctaaaggcctgaaaattttggtagcccgccagagtaattggaaaggcctgtgattttgattttgttctccttgtttaatactaggttaatcaattaattctatagcaacttcaatactttgcaatatttattttaaaaaatactattgattaactaattatttattgtaaataggaaaaaaatttaacctaaagtttttaatttcttttatgaatatagaatataaatgttactaatactaagtattttgttaatgcaaaaatatatttgtaacttaaaattaataaaactaatattattcgataggaaacttattatcacattattgtaacgtcaatgtttcaattttttctcggtttttgaccaaaattgacaggaaatttttgttgaacctataaaaataaagaaaatatagtatttttgttgtacaactttttcaaatgaaaaaatggcctatataaggattgtatatcttgatgagttgaacaaacttaatattcaaaacttttcaatttaagacaatctagggttccgaaaagtagtttgtaggcgtcgaaatttaaaaatcacaaatttgaaccatctaaactttctcaactGGAAAGTTGacgaaaacaacaattgtatatcttgatgagctgaacaaacttggtattcaaaacttttcaatttgagacaatctagggttccgaaaactagtttgtaggcattgaaatttaaaaatcacaaatttgaaccatccaaactttctcaaatggaaagttgaccaaaacaacaattgtagatcttgatgagtttaacaaacttggtattcaaaacttttcaatttgaagtcatttagagttcataatactagagtcaaagtgttgttttttcatttaaccaaatttgacttggtcaaacttgctcaaatgagacaataaatgacctcagatgaaaaatctctgaataccaagtttgatcatctcagcaagatctacaatttttacatagctcattttcccatttaagaaagttttatcaaacactagtcacaaattcttgaatctcatatagactttctgaaactatgtcacacacttatgaaatttgaactacattttgttcaaactttctcaaatgaaaaaatgtcctatagaaggattgtagatcttgatgagctgaacaaatttggtattcaaaacttttcaatttgagacaatctagggtttcgaaaactagtttgtagacgtcgaaatttaaaaatcacaaatttgaaccatccaaactgtctcaaatggaaagttgaccaaaacaacaattgtagatcttgatgagtttaacaaacttggtattcaaaacttttcaatttgaagtcacttagagttcataatactagagtcaaagtgttgttttttcatttgaccaaatttgacttggtcaaacttgctcaaatgagacactaaatgaccatcagatgaaaaaactctgaataccaagtttgatcatctcagcaagatctacaattgttacatagctcattttcccatttgagaaagttttatcaaacaatagtcataaattcttgaatctcatatagactttctgaaactatgtcacacacttgtgaaatttgaaacatatattaaacatattacaatagtgaagtcataacatattacataatatccgtctctaaaacataatatattaaacatgcatcgttgtatcatgcgggcacaacagtaaatttcttcttgacgtatgacccttggttatgatcttgtcgtaaccatggagtgtcttcatcatttaacatgatgcttggatcttcttcactatgaagggtggaattcggacatttctttcataatcttctgacatgtctgacttgtcttcaattcccactatatttattttcccagaaagaactatgtggcgctttagctcattgatcattgagttgatgtcttcgttttttcctctctttgattttgtagacatgtctttcacatagaacacctgactcacatcggcagcaaggacgaatggttcatctttgtacccaatattgttgaggtccactattgtcattccatactctttgtcgactgttacccctcctccggtcagcttcacccattggcatcggaacaaagggactttaaaattaggtgcgtagtctagttcccatatctcttctatgcggccataatatgtttgtatattccctatttggatctgtgccatctatgcgaacaccactattttgattggtgctccttttatcttgggcaactgtgtaaaatgtattcccatttatctcgtacccttggtacatgaggatatgccacgatggttgcctagccaacaaatacagttgctcatcaatattgtcatcgccttgacattcttttcgcaaaaaaccactgaaactttccatgtgctgatgcctaatccaagcttcagtcttctctggaaacttggatcgtaagaactccttatgtatctcgatgtacggatgcaccaatgatgagttctgaagaactgtgtagtgtgctttattgaaataatcgtcttccatgccaatatatgttttcttccctaaagttcctttaccactgagtatCCCCTCATGTcacgattcgggaacgccaatcggggcaaggtcaggaataaagtcaacacagaactcaatgacctccacATTTCCATAGCCCTaggtgatgcttccttcaggcttagaatggactttcacatatttcttcaagactcctataaacctctcgaaggggaacatgttatgtaagaatataggtccaagaatactaatctccttcaccaaatgaactaggaggtgtgtcatgatattaaagaaggatggagggaacaccaactcaaagctgacaagacattgaaccacatcattctatagagtagctagttccactggattgattgccttctgagaaattgcattgaggaatgcacatagcttcactggtggctagacgtacatgtggaggtagaattcctcttaaagcaactagaaagcaattgcgtcataagcacgtggcagtcgtgggactttaagtttaggaatttcttctctggcacatttattataccctttatattggaggagaatcccgatgggaccttgatgctgcttagacattcgaacatgctgtccctctcttctttgctaagcgtgtagctagcaggacttaagtaatgacgtccatcatctgtcttctctggatgaaggttgtctcgttctttcatgccctgcaagtcctggcgtgcttcaagtgaatcctttggcttcccgtacacacccataatcctaacaggttcacacaaagattctttgttaggtgcatcacgtcgattgcgttgcggacctctaggacttgccaatagggtagctcccaaaagatggacttcttcttccatatgagtgcgtgtcccttagcatctttaggaatagattcgctgccttgtccctttccaaatactactttcacatccttgaccattgcgagtacatcttccccggttcggtatgaggcttcttccagtggtctggcttacctttaaaatgcttccctttctttcttacttggtgattcaaaggaaggaatcgacgatggccaaggtacatgacctttcgacatcttttcaaatatatactgtcaaggtcatcaaaacaatgtgtgcatgcattatatcatttgtttgtctgacctaaaagattacttaaagcaggccaatcattgattgttacgaacaacattgctcgtaggtcaaagtgttcttgtttgtactcatcccagacacgtacacctggtttgttccataaaactagaagttcttcaactaatggcttcagatagacatcaatgtcgttgccaggttgcctcggaccttggatgaggatcggcatcataatgaacttccgcttcatgcataaccatggaggaaggttgtagatacatagagtaactggtcaagtgctatgactagtgctctgctccccaaaaggattcataccatctgtacttaaggtgaaccttaagtttctagccttatttgcaaactctggaaattctctgtctatcgctctccactgggacccatcagctgggtgtctcagcatattgtctaccttatggtcttctttatgccaccacaacaactttgcatggtctttatttctaaacaaacgttttaagcgtggtattataggagcataccacataaccttggcagggaattttctttctaggacgttgttcaccctcgatgtcactaggatcatcgcgcctgatcttataccgcgatgctttacataccgggcattcatccaaattctcgtattcattgccatggtagaggatgcagtcattaggacatgcatgtatcttctggatttttaatcccaaagggcagacaaccttttttgcttcgtacatagtggtgggcaattcatttggcttcggaagcatcttctttatgaggttcaataaattcccaaatgccttgtcggatacaccattctttgccttccactgtagcaattccagtgttgtacccagctttttttacccctcttcggccgtcgggtatagcaacttcctatgatcctcaagcatgcgctcgaacttaactttctctttttcacttttgcattcttgttgtgcatccacgaatggcatcgccaagagcatcaccgagatcatcttctgccgctacctcttcttcatctccccccattgtagtatcatcaaaggcaccatactgagcaataatatcatcaatgtctaaatcttctccttcaccttcttccatcatgaccccactttctccatgcttagtccaacatatatagtttgacatgaaacctgacttaagcaaatatgaatgaagactcattgagcttgaatattcctttaaattcttacatagggcacatggacaacacatgaaaccatcccgcttatttgcctcggccacacctaagaaatagtgcacaccctcaataaagtcttgggagcgacgatcagcattgtacatccaatggcgtgacataatctgcattacacgataaattatgaaaaccttgaacataattaagtattttattacacaacatagaagacacacacacggttgattaattaactaagactggctacaacgtaagcaatcccaactatcactaaacaaactaaaactacaatgcacttcagtaacataattatttcgtgaccgtacgtaactaaaacagacaaatcattcgtctgttgaatatcaataagcttctcctgctggctcactgcctcatcatcagcagccgctacctcaagcacacccgaattctgcacgtatgtagcataatcttcctcctagtaccaaccatcGTATCcattgccatcccactgaaattaaagccaaaaaatatttagtcaaaaatattcaagaaaagcaggtcaattagccataataatcaaatgcgtaagaaactcacatcgcgatccgggcacttgtagaaaacacgacccttgttgggtccctgtctcttgactcggtactccatcacaatcttctgtttacacttgccgcagataatgagagggggttctggcctcagtcgtttcgcaaccgaacgagaggccgaggatccggtaccagttgtcatctactttctatacttatttttgcaaactagtgtaaatttcacatttttaaaataatatatttaaacaaaactaaaattatttatttatctagctaaaccatgaaatatgtactatgtataatagtaaaataccaaactatcatgTGATTTTACTATtttaaatcatcatgtgattttgagctaaaaatgacatagaaatcataatcaaatccaccataccaagttactttctatacttatttttgcaaactattgtaaatttctcatttctaaagtaatatataaaaaatatatttatttatctaactaaaccatgaaatgtactacatatactagcaatactaaactatcaagtgattttgatgaactaatttaacttttgtttatccaaacatatatgcaaatcatcatgtgattttgagctaaaaatgacataaaatcataataaagtcctacatataaagttacacatgcatctacatcgcaaaatgagataagctactgataaaacataagaggattaagtttgttaccttcaaaatcgaagagcaacaccaatggagggggagagagcaagaacaacagcaagctgaagaacagaggcagtaagtttgaatggaatggctcgggctcggggaggaagaaatgagctggtctataggccggcATAATTAGTCCCAGTTAGGGGgccaaactgggactaaagattaatttttattcccggggcatcacccaaaccgggactaaaagctttagtcccggctggtattactaatcgggactaaaggtttacatttagtcctggttggtaataccagccgggactaaagatccctgccccgcggacgaccgttggacaggaacctttagtcccggttcgtattacccaccgggactaaagggcaaaaaaatgccgaggctaatgctaaattgagacatcgttctaaagtctgttctcgaGTAGTGTGCATTTCCGATTTTTCCGTACACTCCTTTATGGTCACAGATGGCTCTTCTGCTGAGGTCTCTTCCATTAGCTTCTCATCCTCAATGATAACGACGTCTGAAAATTCaatacaaaaacaaaagttaaaAAAAATAGCTATAACGTGCAGCTGCTTCAGAAAATAAATGGAAACAGGCACACCATGTGCATGTCTCACCTTCATCTTGGTCTTGTTTCGGTGCGTCCACCTCGTTTAACTCTTCTTTATGAGGGTCAGAAGCCTCTTCCAACTCTTCCAGAGCATCACGTCGCTGGTAAGAAACCGGTGCACCCACAGTCTCTGCATGAGAGAAGACACCTGGTTCAGCAATCAAATTTGGCATCAACAAAAGCAGCACCAAAATTAGTTATCATTGATTGGGATAAAACACTCCGAAATTTAATAAATCTTTTTATCAACCGAAACAGAAGCGGAAGGGTGACCTTTCGAGAGACGCTCCTTGCTCGACCGCATGTGAGGGGCCTGACGGTGCCTGTTCCTGCCCGGCGGCGCCCGCGACTGGACTGCGGATCTAGCGGCGACGCGCACGGTGGCCCAACGGCACTCGTGACTGGCGGATCCGGCGGCGCTAGCAAGTGGTGGTCTGGCGGCAGCTCGGCCAGGACGACTGCCGACCGGCACGCACATGGCCCTCCCGTCCTGCGGCACCGCGCGATCGACACCGTCCCGGCCGGGGCCAGCCCGGTCCTTGCTTCCCAGATGTGGATCTTTCTAGGGGATGCCTGCGACATTGAGTGGCTTGGCGACGTCGTCAGTCTTGGAGGTCGTGAAGGCATCATAGTTTCCCTCCATCCTTCGCGTAGCAGCTTAGAAGTCGTCGCCGTTGATGCCGGCCTTGTAGTTGAAGGCGGCGGTGGCGCCTCAGCTAGGGTTTGGGAGGGAGCAGAGGACACACGTGGAGTAGGATGACGGCGTCCCCATGGCGGAAGTAGTAGGCGATGGAAACAGGGGACGGGGATCCTATTCTCATAGCTGGCTATGACGCAGTCCCACGCTGTGGCCTCGGAGAGTGGTGGCAAGGCGGCGGTGGAGCAGCGGCACAGGCGTGGATGCGGTGGGGGCTTAGCGGGCAGGACAGATTGGGCTTGTGTTGCTGCGTGATTGAGGGAATTGCGGAAAGCGTGGGATGCGGGGAGGAGCGAGGGCGCGGCGTCGACGTGCGGGGTGTGGACGCGTGAGAAGCCTGGATCCCACATCGGCCATAGGATTTAATTTAGACATTTTATTATACCTCGATTTTAATAAAGATGAATTCCTGCGGGTATTTTTCTAGCTGCATAATGGTTGGAAGCTCTCAGGGGGACATTTTCTAGAAAgacctagtataattttgattggtccattatagtagagattaGCAAACAAGTAATAATATAACTACATATCAATCGTTTTGGTCAGTTGGTCACTATCACCATCCATATTTTATATTAGACTTCAGCATCGCTACGTATCAACCCAACATTTTTATTAACATACATTGACGTTGTCACTGCACCTGGACGCGGGACATGCCGGTCGGGACGTAGCGGATGATCTGATACTGGTGGAGCTCGTCGCCTCGCTCCTAGTCATTCAGACAGTTGGAGCCCTGGCAATAATGGGCCTATGTCTCTTGTGCATGTTGCTGCTGCTTCCTCGGAGGACAAAGCCCCCATATCGTCTGTCTTCGCCTGTGCGTAGCTGTGGGTCGCCGCATGTTGATGGGCTGGCTTCGGATCCTTAAGGAGACAATGGCACATTAAGCGCTCTGCAGTGTTTCGAGCAGTGTTTCGTTGAGGCCTTCAAGCGTCCGCTTCAGCAGCCGCTGATTGCGTCCCCGCCTAGGCTGCACATCACTAAGGATCTCAATGCTATGACATCGTTCCCAAGCGCAGCGCCCTTTTAGCTGCTAAAAACAAGCTCAAAGCACCGAAGCCAGAGGCACAGGCAAGAAAGGTGCTCATGAAAATGCTAGGGCTTCTAGTCGAGACGACGAAGCCTGATGAGGCGTCCTTTGAAGAATTTCAGCAAACCTATGCCCCGCTGCTGTCCCCTAATAGCTGGGAAGCCATGCGGGTACTCTTTCCTGGAGGCGCTGACGTTGCCGTCCAGTGACGGACGTCTCGAGTAGGCCAAGCGGACCCAATGCTTTGCCATGTTG
This sequence is a window from Miscanthus floridulus cultivar M001 chromosome 10, ASM1932011v1, whole genome shotgun sequence. Protein-coding genes within it:
- the LOC136488161 gene encoding uncharacterized protein, encoding MCVPVGSRPGRAAARPPLASAAGSASHECRWATVRVAARSAVQSRAPPGRNRHRQAPHMRSSKERLSKGVFSHAETVGAPVSYQRRDALEELEEASDPHKEELNEVDAPKQDQDEDVVIIEDEKLMEETSAEEPSVTIKECTEKSEIGMAMDTMVGTRRKIMLHTCRIRVCLR